CCACCGACCAAGGGGCCCCCACCCTCAATATTTACCATCGGGTGAACGTGATAGGTCCCGGTGACCCGGCCCATAATATTCATTCTATAATCATAGTCCCCGCCAAGTTGAGTACTGGTGGCGTTGATGACTGGCATGCCATTCATCCATGCCTCTTTCTTGAGCATTGATGGTCCAGGCACCGAGTAGTGGAGAAAGATTGACTCGGGGGTGTTCACAGCCCTCGGCCATTCACTGAACGTATGAAACTTCCCCGTGAGATCCATCGTCTCACCCGGCTGTACCCGCGCTTTGGACCATTTTGTATCGTAGAACGTTATTGTTCGCATCCGAAGGAATGGCTCCTGCGATCGCTCGCCATGAGCCCATGCCGTTCCAGCGGATACGGCGATCCCTCCAAGTACGATCGCCGCTAATGCCGCTCGTCCTATCCTCATCGTTGTCCTCCTGCCTCGCTGATGGGTTGGATAAAAGTCAACTCATTTGCATCGCAGCGTAGCGCCACGTGAAGTCTTCTCTTGCTTTATAAACGTGCTTCGAGAACCGACCACACGGCCCGGCATCGATGACGGCTACGTCCGCGAAATCCATACCGGCTTACTGATTACCTTCCCCATCCAAACCCACCAGAGGTAGATGATTCCGCTGATAAACCCGGCAAAGAACGAGGAAACCGGCGTGACATCCCTTCCGAACGTCCGCAACGTCCCGCGCTCTACGATCCTGATGTACTCCGGCGTGGCGGAGCGCACATACTCCATCCCCATCAGATCAGCAATCGACATGAGCGGCCCGCTTGGATGCTTATAGGCCAAGTGAAACGGAGCGAGCCACGTCCAGTTCGCCGGATAGAACAACAGGGACCATCCCATGCCCCCGAACAGCGCCGTGAACATGTAGCTTCCCGTCATCATCAGCGTGACGTCCAAAAAAATCGCGCTGGGAATCATCAGGCCAGGGGCGGTAAAGTTGACCGGGAACCAAGCCCAGTAATAAAAATTGAAAACACGATTCATCCATTGACCGAAATGAAGCGTCATGACGCAAAAGGTGGCGCCGATCGGTAGACGCATTTTCTCCCACATAAAATATTGCGTCGCCGCGGGAAAGGTGATCAACAGGATCGGCGTCAACGTGACCCACCATCGCCGATCCTTCCAGTCCAACCAAAAGTCCCAGTCGCCAACGGTCAGCATCTGGTGAATGTGATATCCTGCGACCGTACCCGTGAATGCAGCAACAATAACGATAATATCGAACTTTCGCTCCAGGCTTAGAGCTTGCTGTGGTGTCAAGAGCGCCATAA
This DNA window, taken from Candidatus Methylomirabilis tolerans, encodes the following:
- a CDS encoding methane monooxygenase/ammonia monooxygenase subunit A, producing MALLTPQQALSLERKFDIIVIVAAFTGTVAGYHIHQMLTVGDWDFWLDWKDRRWWVTLTPILLITFPAATQYFMWEKMRLPIGATFCVMTLHFGQWMNRVFNFYYWAWFPVNFTAPGLMIPSAIFLDVTLMMTGSYMFTALFGGMGWSLLFYPANWTWLAPFHLAYKHPSGPLMSIADLMGMEYVRSATPEYIRIVERGTLRTFGRDVTPVSSFFAGFISGIIYLWWVWMGKVISKPVWISRT